From one Flavobacteriales bacterium genomic stretch:
- a CDS encoding M1 family metallopeptidase, which translates to MKALVLPLLLLPCALKAQYFQQQVDYTIGVRLDDERHILHGQESFVYSNNSPQALDTLWIHLWPNAYTTRGTALCEQMNRTGDLSLHFAKDAERGTIDSLDFMVNGVKAPWGYHARHIDIAWLKLPAPVQPGGRVTISTPFRVKIPDGKFSRLGHSDQAYYITQWYPKPAVYDATGWHAMPYLTQGEFYSEFGSFDVSITLPENYVVGATGLLQDARERAWMDSLAAAPYEETQKFFLDKQRVKLNTIPPSAAESKSIRFTQDRVHDFAWFADKRFIVRKSRVTLPRSGRDVTTWALFTPKNALLWSDAVSYVDESVRFYSEHVGDYPYDACTAIDGTISAGGGMEYPMITVIGNMPDKQSLDNVIAHEVGHNWFYGILGSNERDHAWMDEGMNSFLELRYMRQRYPASGFSIGIPGLKKAAAHLSDPHRSQNELAYRLNARRNLDQPLSLSSDDFTSMNYGTGVYMKTALVMDHMMAYLGEEMMDKCLRAYFEEWKFKHPGPKDMKAVFERESGQDLNWVFEGLLMTDEKYRVKAASLDKRTWVGATERWHLGHRAKGPSKVPFAITGYLEKDSLGTVWAWNHGFGHQGRTEYAGLPWPNVDRVRIDAGNRTLDIDRRNNTVRGHGLFKRCAAPSFEHLFGLERNDRPSLYWSLLPNWNQHDGWQAGISLRNTTFPNQRTEWVMAPLYSFLNDRVSGTARIEHHFDRIRSSWFRNIHLGFGVRSSGLFQDHKAQAWYEKYSPSVRIDVKRPLAKPWAHSVNLRGARIYTTSELIGSDDVVYRYRTFDDYLELTHTAADERKLRPSSIRTALTAGEDWLRGAIEVKQAFAYDARGKQLRLRAFGGSFLTGGENVFGLEALNLSWGPEDLLYDHAYFDRGRYHTGFFGRQFNKQQGAFKTPFRGGGSDSWIASVNAELDMPFKLPLALFGSIGWAPYTQVNADGTRSLETATYAEAGIGLTLLKDILEVWMPIYVSDRILEEEEFAGRTFGDRIRFVFALEKLDPTRIVRAINP; encoded by the coding sequence ATGAAAGCACTGGTCCTCCCGCTCCTCCTGTTGCCGTGCGCCCTCAAGGCCCAGTACTTCCAGCAGCAGGTGGACTACACCATCGGCGTCCGCCTCGACGACGAGCGGCACATCCTCCATGGGCAGGAATCGTTCGTGTACTCCAACAACAGCCCGCAGGCACTCGATACGCTCTGGATCCATCTCTGGCCAAACGCTTATACGACTCGGGGAACGGCTCTCTGCGAGCAGATGAATCGCACGGGCGACCTCTCCCTCCACTTCGCCAAGGATGCCGAGCGCGGAACCATCGACAGCCTCGATTTCATGGTCAATGGCGTGAAGGCACCATGGGGCTATCATGCGCGCCACATCGACATCGCCTGGCTGAAGCTGCCCGCGCCGGTGCAGCCCGGTGGAAGGGTCACCATCAGCACGCCCTTCCGCGTCAAGATCCCCGACGGGAAATTCTCGCGGCTGGGGCATTCGGATCAGGCCTATTACATCACCCAATGGTACCCGAAGCCGGCGGTGTACGACGCCACCGGCTGGCATGCCATGCCCTACCTCACGCAAGGCGAATTCTACAGCGAATTCGGCAGCTTCGATGTGAGCATCACCCTTCCCGAGAACTACGTGGTGGGCGCAACAGGCCTGCTGCAGGATGCTCGAGAGCGCGCTTGGATGGATTCCCTGGCGGCCGCGCCTTATGAGGAAACACAGAAGTTCTTCCTCGATAAGCAGCGGGTGAAGCTGAACACCATTCCGCCTTCCGCAGCAGAGAGCAAGAGCATCCGCTTCACGCAGGACCGCGTGCATGACTTCGCATGGTTCGCCGACAAGCGCTTCATCGTGCGCAAGAGCCGAGTTACGCTTCCGCGCAGCGGTCGCGACGTAACCACATGGGCCTTGTTCACCCCGAAGAACGCGTTGCTCTGGAGCGATGCGGTGAGTTACGTGGATGAGAGCGTTCGGTTCTACAGCGAGCACGTGGGCGATTATCCCTACGATGCCTGCACGGCCATCGATGGCACCATCAGCGCGGGCGGCGGCATGGAGTACCCCATGATCACCGTGATCGGCAACATGCCCGACAAGCAGAGCCTCGACAACGTGATCGCGCACGAAGTGGGGCACAATTGGTTCTACGGCATCCTGGGCAGCAACGAGCGCGACCATGCGTGGATGGACGAGGGCATGAACAGCTTCCTCGAACTGCGCTACATGCGGCAGCGCTATCCAGCCAGCGGATTCAGCATCGGCATACCGGGCTTGAAGAAAGCAGCGGCGCACCTGAGCGATCCGCACCGTTCGCAGAACGAGCTCGCCTATCGATTGAACGCGCGCCGCAATCTGGACCAGCCGCTCTCGCTCAGCAGCGACGACTTCACCAGCATGAACTACGGAACCGGCGTGTACATGAAGACCGCGCTGGTGATGGATCACATGATGGCCTACCTCGGCGAAGAGATGATGGATAAGTGCCTGCGCGCCTACTTCGAGGAGTGGAAGTTCAAGCATCCGGGGCCGAAGGACATGAAGGCCGTGTTCGAGCGGGAGAGCGGACAAGACCTGAACTGGGTGTTCGAGGGCCTGCTCATGACCGATGAGAAGTATCGTGTGAAAGCGGCCTCGCTGGATAAGCGCACATGGGTGGGTGCGACAGAGCGCTGGCACCTTGGACATCGCGCGAAAGGCCCGTCGAAGGTGCCATTCGCCATCACCGGCTATCTCGAGAAAGACAGCCTCGGCACCGTGTGGGCCTGGAATCACGGCTTCGGCCACCAAGGGCGCACCGAATATGCTGGTTTGCCGTGGCCCAACGTGGATCGCGTGCGCATCGATGCAGGCAACCGCACGCTCGACATCGATCGCCGCAACAACACCGTGCGCGGCCATGGGCTCTTCAAGCGCTGTGCGGCGCCGAGCTTCGAGCACCTCTTCGGCTTAGAGCGCAACGATCGCCCGAGCCTCTACTGGAGCCTATTGCCCAACTGGAACCAGCACGATGGCTGGCAGGCGGGGATCTCCTTGCGCAACACCACCTTCCCCAACCAGCGCACCGAATGGGTGATGGCGCCGCTTTACTCCTTCCTGAACGACCGGGTGTCCGGCACCGCGCGCATCGAGCACCACTTCGACCGCATCCGCAGCTCGTGGTTCCGGAACATCCACCTCGGATTCGGCGTGCGCTCATCGGGTCTCTTCCAAGATCACAAGGCGCAAGCTTGGTACGAGAAGTACTCACCGAGCGTGCGAATCGATGTGAAACGCCCCCTCGCAAAGCCATGGGCGCACAGCGTCAACCTGCGTGGCGCGCGCATCTACACCACGAGCGAGCTCATCGGCAGCGATGATGTCGTTTACCGCTATCGCACCTTCGACGATTACCTGGAACTCACGCACACCGCTGCGGACGAGCGCAAACTGCGCCCGTCGAGCATCCGCACGGCGCTCACCGCCGGTGAGGACTGGCTGCGCGGCGCGATCGAAGTGAAGCAAGCCTTCGCTTACGACGCACGCGGCAAGCAGCTCCGGCTGCGGGCCTTCGGTGGAAGTTTCCTCACGGGCGGCGAGAACGTGTTCGGCCTGGAAGCCTTGAACCTGAGCTGGGGCCCGGAGGATCTGCTCTATGATCACGCCTACTTCGATCGCGGCCGCTACCACACCGGCTTCTTCGGCCGGCAATTCAACAAGCAGCAAGGAGCCTTCAAGACGCCCTTCCGGGGCGGCGGGAGCGATAGCTGGATCGCCAGCGTGAATGCCGAGCTCGACATGCCCTTCAAGCTGCCGCTCGCGCTCTTCGGAAGCATCGGCTGGGCGCCCTACACCCAAGTGAACGCCGACGGCACACGCTCGCTGGAGACCGCCACCTATGCGGAAGCGGGCATCGGCCTCACCTTGTTGAAGGACATCCTCGAGGTGTGGATGCCGATCTACGTCTCCGACCGGATCCTCGAGGAAGAGGAATTCGCCGGACGCACCTTCGGCGATCGGATCCGTTTCGTGTTCGCACTGGAAAAGCTCGATCCCACGCGGATCGTGCGGGCGATCAATCCGTGA
- a CDS encoding DUF4442 domain-containing protein, which translates to MKLSDLLGKSRTSWAHRWLANFLLPWLIPFNRPHGFRVVPLKDGGMSVELPYWRINRNHIKGMHACALATAAEMCSGLAVIERLDPQEYRMILRELRIQYRYQAKQRVVASAPDLSGAIEEQVITPLRLAESVDYTSTVELHDIGGNHIATGTATWQVKPWSKVRTKR; encoded by the coding sequence ATGAAACTCTCCGATCTGCTCGGCAAGTCGAGGACCTCCTGGGCGCACCGATGGCTGGCCAACTTCCTCTTGCCTTGGCTGATCCCATTCAACCGACCGCACGGATTCCGCGTGGTGCCTTTAAAGGATGGCGGCATGAGCGTGGAGCTTCCGTACTGGCGCATCAACCGGAACCACATCAAAGGCATGCATGCGTGCGCGCTGGCCACGGCTGCCGAGATGTGCAGCGGACTAGCGGTTATTGAGCGCCTTGACCCCCAGGAGTACCGCATGATCCTGCGCGAGCTGCGCATTCAGTACCGTTACCAGGCCAAGCAACGCGTAGTCGCGTCGGCACCGGACCTGTCGGGTGCCATTGAGGAACAGGTGATCACACCCTTGCGATTGGCCGAGTCCGTGGACTACACCAGCACGGTTGAATTGCACGACATCGGCGGCAACCATATTGCCACCGGAACGGCCACCTGGCAGGTAAAGCCCTGGAGCAAGGTGCGCACGAAGCGCTAG